The DNA window GCCGCCAATAACGATGGCGCGCTTAACGGTGGTATCGTTTGTCGCGGCGGACATTAGTCTTTCAGCAGAAACTGGGCGCGGGCATTGGCAATGGGTTTTTCCTCTCGGTCCTGCCAGGCAGTCACGCTGACATTAACCATCCGCTGGCCGAGGTAGTTGACCTTACAGCGAACGTAGGTATTTTTGAAACCACCGGCCCGCAGGTAATCCACGCTGATATCAATCACCCTGGGCACACGTGATGTACCGGTACGACGCAGCACCGACACGATGGCCGACATCTCCATAAAACCGGCAATGGCGCCGCCATGCAGGGCAGGAAAGCTGGGATTACCGATATTGGACTGCTTGGGCGGCAACTGATAACAGCCGGGTTCGGCCAATACCAACATGCCGAGGGTATTGACATAAGGTATCCGCTGAACAAAGTCCATCAAGACTTGGTCCTTACACAAGTCCACTGTGTTCGGGTCAAACTCGGCGACGGTATCCAGATAAGCCGGGCGCGGGCGCTTGCCGCTCTCCGCCAGCTCAAAAACCTCTCTCACCCCGTTGAAAGCGCCAGGTCCAAGATTGAAGAAATTTCCGGTGGCGTGGGCAATGGGACGTTCCGGGTCGCCGTGGTGGGCCACAGCCCGGGTAAAAAAGACAAATTCGGTCGATCGGTACACTTCCGCCTCGGCAATCACCTGCTCTCCCGGCGTGGCGGGACGCATGTAGTCGATGCGCAGATCAATGGTGGGGGTAAAGCCCAAACTCTCGAGCTGGGTTCCGGCGGCAAATCCGGCAGTAGTATCAAGCAGACTCGTGATCGGCCCGCCGTGAATAATCCCCGTTTCCGGATCGCCGATAATCGCCGGGCTGTAGTCCATGCTCCCACGCACGTACTTGTCGGCGAGATCGTCAATTTTGATCCCCACCGTCAAGAAATGATCACCCTCGTTGGTGCTGGTCATCACTTGATTGAAGCGGAGTAATTCATCCAAATTCACAGCCATGAAATAACCTCTCTGCTTTGCGGCGCCCATATTACCCCAGGCATCATTCCCGGTGCGAACCCGATCGCGGCGATGACGAACTATCTACGTAAACGAGCCAGGCGAGCTATTGTTTACAGCGAACACATATACCGATAAGCTGCTGGACGATTATCGAAGTGAGCCTAAGAGAGTCATGTCCATGATGGGATTTGAACAGATCATTGCCAGCGTTAAACCGCGCGAGCAAACCAGCGCCGATGAGACCCTGTTTGACTGTGCGGTCGATGCCAGCTGGTTGCAGGGCCGCACGGTGTTTGGCGGTCTGAGCGCAGCCTTGCTAACTAAAGCACTGAGCGAAGGCCTGCCAATGGACCGTCGTTTGCGCTCATTGTCAGTCAATTTTGTCGGCCCGACCCCGGCCAGCGGGCTTGATATTGCCTCCCGCCCCCTGCGCGATGGTGGGTCAGTTAGCCACCGTTACGGCGAAATTCGCGATGGCGATAGCGTCACCGCAAATGCCACCGCCGCCTTTTGCAAGGACCGGCCAAGCACGATTTCCGAACCGAGCCCCACCCGGCCCTCAGTAGCAGCTGTGCAAGATTGCCCTGCCCTTCCCTGGATCGAGGGCATCACCCCCAACTTCACTCAGCACTTTGAGATGCGCCTCGCCAGTGGGGGCTGGCCCTTTGCCAACGCCGCTACTAGCGACTACGCCATGTGGATTCGATTCCGCGAACCGGGCGCCATTGATCTGTTCAGTCTGATCGCCATTGCCGATGTGCCGCCCATACCGGGTTTAAACCGGCTGGCCAAACCGTCGAATGGCAGCTCGTTAAGCTGGTACCTGGAGTGTCCCAGTGCCTTACCCGCGCAGCAAAGGGACGACTGGTGGCTGGTAGATTATCGCTGCCAAAGCGCCAGTCATGGCTACTTTCACAATCACGCCCTGGTGTGGGCACCGGATGGCCAACTGGCGCTCATCAGCCGCCAACTGGCCACCGTGTTCGAAAAATAACGTTTGCGGTCAGGCGGCGCCCTGGGCCTCCAAACGTTCGATGCGAATGCCGGTGCCATTGAGTTTGGGGACCCGGGTCAGGGGGTCATAATCCTTGTTGGACACCAGCAGGTTGCGGTTCACGCCGCCCACCGCTTCGCTGTTGGCCTGACGCGGGTTATAGGTATTACCGCCCCAGCCATGAACCATCACCGCCACACCGGGTCGCAAGCGGTCACTCACTTTCAGGCGCGCCCGTAAGGCGTTTACCGCCGAACTGACAGTGACCCACTCGCCATCGTTTAAGCCAAGCTCACGGGCATCCTCGTCACATACCTCAATCACATCGCCTTCCGGGTTCTTCATCGACTGTACCGAGCCCTGCACCATCCAAGAATTCATCATCTGTTTGCGCCGGCGACTGATCATTTGCAGTGGGTAGACCGCCCGATCAGCCCGCTCCACAGGGCTGGCCAACAGTGATTGCAAATGCCCCATCAGCGCGTCGGGCATGACCTGCACCTTGCCGGACTCGGTATCGAGGTTATCCAGAAAGTAGTCGTAATCCGGCTGCTCATTCAGGGCAAGACCGTGGGGGCTTCTTTCGATATCCCGGTAAGCCACCCGCCCCGCCTTCTTGTACATGGTCTGCACGACGGTCTTCGGGCTAAAGCCATCATAGGGGTTGCCGGTGATTTTCGCTTTCAAAGAAAGCCCCTTCACCAACCAGTTCAGTATGGGCTTGCCCATCAGGAAAGGCTTGTTCATTGCCAGGGCCAAGTCCCGGAAGAACTCCCATTCGTAGGGCACCCCGGCGGGTTTATCAACTACCGGTCGCTGCATCTGTACTCGCGTTGAGGCACTCAGCTCCTGAATAAGGGCTGACACCTCGTTGAGCTCCAGGAAGCTGGGCACCGGCATCAGCCAATGGGCATGGCGGTGGCTCTCCCGCTGAAAGCTGTCGACGGCAATCAGGCACTCAAGCCCGGCCAACGCCTGATCGAGCTTGTCGCCCTCGGGACCGCTGATTACCGGGTTGCCGCCTTGAATGATGAACGCTTTCAGTTGACCTTCGCCCGGCGTGGTCAGCTCCGTTTGCAACTCCGTTACCGGCAGGAAGCCTGCCACCGAAGGCGCCTTGTTTACCCGGCTCACCCGATGAGCCTTGGGGAAAAATTCGCTGCCATTGGCCACCAGGTCCAGAGCGCCGCGAATATGATACAGGCCGCCGCGACGACGGAGATTGCCGGTGATCAGATTCAGCAAATGGGACAACCAAACTCCCACCGACCCGGTGCTGCTCTGGCCCACACCAGTGTGGGCCAGGCAAATACCACTGCCTTTACTGAACTCCCGTGCGAGTTTTTCAATCGCGCTCACCGGCACATCACAGCGCCGCCCCAGCTCGATCAAATCCTGACCGGCCAATAAAGCTATAAGCTCATCAAAGCGGTCACAGTCTGCCGCGGCGGCCGGGTCATACCAGCGGTTTTTGGCAATGACATGCAGCACTGCCAATAGCAGCGCCCAGTCGGTATTGGGCAGCGGAGCAATATGCTGATCGGCTTTGCTGGCCGATTCGGTGCGGCGGGGGTCTACCACAAAGATTTTGCCGCCCCGGGCGCGCATGGCCTCAGCCTTTTTCCAGCCCTCGGTGACCGAGAACAGCCAGGCAAATTCGCTAATCGCCGGATTTGCGCCCACCAACAGCAGACAATCGGTGTTTTCAATATCGGCCTGCAGAATCGTCCAGGGCAGGTTGTACATCTCCTCACACACATAGTGGAGGGCATTTTCATCCAGCGAGCCGACAAAATAACGGCTGTCAGTGCCGATGGCATCGAGCAATAAACTCAAAAAGACAAAGCCGCCAAAGTTACTCGCCCCCGGATTGCCGGTGTAGGAGCCCACCGCGTTGGCACCGTGGCGATCAATAATGTCATTCAACTGGGCGGCAATTTCCTTGACCGCCTGTTTGTAAGGCACCGGCACATAGCGATCACCCACCCGCTTCATTGGCTGGGTGATTCGCGCCGGATGGGTCAGTGCCTTGTAGGCCTGGCCGCCCTTCACACAAAAGTCCCGCCAGGCTGGCGACTCCTTGTCGGGCTCAATTTTGATGACCTGATTATCTTCACTGGTGACTTTCAGGCCGCAGCCAGAAATACAGATATTGCAGTTGGTGTAGGTAACCCGTTGCGTCATGAGAACTCTCCGGGGACCCGGCGCGATGGCGGATGTCCCATTTAATATTATTTGTATCGTTATATAACCAAGCCCCAGTTAATCACATTGATCAGAGTTTCAATAGCCCCGATGGAGATGAGAGTTCAGTATAACGAGATACAATCAGGCCTGGGAGGCGAGCAGTGCCAGCAATAACTCAGCGGTAGCCAGCGCATCAACGGCAGCGTTGTGAGGTGGATAGTCAGGTAGATGGAAGGCGCGGCGGCAGGCGCCCAGCCGCAGCTCCCCCGGTGCAATCGGCTGCTGGCGGCGGTTCAAGCGGCGGCGCTGCCAAACCAGCGTATCTATATGAGGCATTAACAACGGCGCACCGAATTGGCGCCGGCAACCGGCATTCAAAAAGGCCAAATCCAGCTGCCCGCCGTGAAATACCAGCACCCGCCCCGCCGCCACCTCGAAAAACGCAGCCAATGCGGCCTCCAGGTTGATTGCCCCCACCAAGTCACAGTCACGCAGCGCATGAAAAGCCGCGCTATCACCCACGCTTTGCCGGGGCTTAACCAGTAGATGTCGGCCTTCACCCGGATAGGCCGCCCCAGCCCTCACCGGTACCCAGGCGATACTGAGAACCTCGTCGTCAGCCGGGCGTAAGCCTGTGGTCTCCAGATCCACGGCCAAAAAGTCACGGCTCCTTTTCCCGCTGAGCGGTGAAGCCTGCCACAGCATCCGCAGAGCGCTATCGGCTCGACCGGCATAGCGCCAGCGCGCAAAGGCAATCCCTGCGCGCTGGGCCATGGCGTCCAAATTCATGCCAGCCCTTGCAAATAATGGAGCCGCACCGAGGCCTGGGCATCGTGGATTACCCCAAACGCGCCACGCAGGTTGTGGCGCGATAATCGCGAAAGCCTGCTGGGGTCACAATAATTGTGGACGTTTTCGCCGCCGCTCACCTGGTCGGCCTGCAGCTCAATGCGCAGGCGGGAAATTACCCGGTAGGCCTCCGCCAGACCGTCGGCATCAGCGGGGTGCATATGCCCGAACGCTTTAAGTGCGGCCAAGCGATCCAGCGTACCCAGAGCGGTCAACCCGGCGCTCAGCGCCCGCAGGCGAACCACTTCGACAAACGGGAGGACACCGCGTTTTTTCAGGTTGAACTGATCACGATGCTCGCCATTGCGCTCAACCACAAACCGTCGCAGCAATCCCAGCGGCGGTGAGCTTTCCAGTACGTTGCGCGCCAGTGCCGCCTGAAAAATACTGTTGGATTTGGCATGGGTCAGCATATGGTGCTGGACCGCACGGCTGAGGGAGGTGTCACCCCAAATGCCGCGCAGGTCAAAGAAAATACTCACCCGCATCACCGCCGCCGGTGTAGGTGTGGTCATCCACTGGTCCACCGTTGCCTGCCATTGGCTCAAGCGCTGACACCATTGGGGATTGCTCGCCATCACCTCGCCGGGGCAAAACACATAACCGCAGGCGTCTAGCCCCTCGCAGACCCACTGGGCCAGCGAAGCGAACCAGGGCAGATCTGTCTCGGCCACTGCATCATCTATCACCAGACCGTTATCCTGGTCGCCACCGAGCAGCTGCTCACCCCTGGCCTGGGAGCCAAAACTCAGCCAGCAAAACGCGCCGGGAGGCGGCCCAAGGCGCTCTATACCCAATTCGATCAAGCGCCGGGTTGTGGCCTCGCTGACCATATTGCTCAACCGGCCAATGTGCTCGGCGGGCAGCCCGCCCCGGACCCAATGAACAAACAAGCGAGGTAAGCCGCCAAGCATTTGCCGCAAGCCCGAGACATCTTGTTGCCGCCCCAAATGCTGAACAAAGAACACCGGGTCTTCCTCCCGGGCCAGAAACACATCCGAGGCGGTAATCATGCCCAGCGCCTTGCCCTGATGCGCAATGGGCAAGTGATGAATGCCGCGCTGACTCATCAACAGGGTTGCATCAAACAGGGTGTGTTCCGGTGTCAGGGTGAGCGGTGCGGGCGTCATGATGCTCTGCACAGACTGATCACTGCTGCCGCCCTCGGCAACCAGACGGCTGCGAATATCCCGGTCTGTGACGATCCCCACCAGCTTTTCCGAGGCACTTACCACCAACGCGGAGGACACCCGCCGCTCCGTCATTAACCTGGCGGCATCAGCAACCCGCTGCTCGGGTGCGACGGTAACCAGATCCCGGCTCATCCAGCGCTGCAATGGCTGGAGCAATAAATGCAGTCCATCAGCATTGGACGCCGGGACCTTCGCTTCGAGTGCTAGCAGGCCCTCCAGCTGGGGAAACTGCCGGCGCAGCGCCAAACTGGCATCCTCTGGAAGCAGATAAATCAGGCAGTCTTCGGCGACCTTCGCCAGACATTGGTTTCTTTCCTTACCGAGCAAGGGCAGCGTGAAGCTGTCGCCGGCATCCAAGCGCTGACAAAGCTGCCCATCAACAAAAATGTCCACCAGACCGCTGCGCAGGGTGTATATCCCGGGCGGGGTTGTTTCAATATCAAATCGGTGAGGGGCGGGAAAATAACGGACCGCCATATGGCGGGCAACGTCATCGCGTGTTTGACCTGGCAGCCCCTCAAAAATCAGGCAGTGGTCGAGAAAGTCCCGGACAACATCGAGCTCTGGATTGCCTATTGTGGTCATCACCCGCCCCGCGTCTCCCAGCTCTCTGTATTGGTTACGAATTAATGCCTCTTGATCATCGATAACTCGTCACCGGCAGCCAGTGAGTTCAGTCATCGCGCTGGGCCCTGAAATCTTTGTGGTAACCCGTTTTATAATCGCTAAACACCAGGCCGGTACTGCCAAAATAATAGCTGTCGCCACTGGCTACCACCACCCGTAACAGCTCGGCGCTCGCATCACGCTCCAACAACTGCACCTGCCATTCTCGGCGGTCGTCACCGGTTGTCACCATCTCTGTCGGCGGATTCTCAGTACCGTCCTCGAAGGCCAGCGCCACTCTGGCGCCATCCAACGGAAAATCCGAGCGAAGCGTTAGCTGTAGCGTATTCGCGTCAACCCGGTCAGCGACCAGGACGATCTTGAAGTTACCATTCTTCATTACGCATTGGCCGCTCTGATACCGACACTTTGCGCCGGACACCAGTGGGTAGCTCTGCCCGGTCTGAGGCGCCGCACCGGGCTCACTCAGGGAGATGTCCACCGCCAGGTAAGCCAGCACCGCGAGGATCGGCGCAATGATTAGCGCGGCGACTACATGCTTGTTGGTTAACATGATTATTCCTGTTGTTCTGAATGGTCTTGGGGGTTGGGGCGCCCGGTAATGCCAAGCGCCCTGGGCTGCTAGTGATCCTGAGCCGCGTTAACCCCCACTGGCACCCGAATGTGCTCCACCAGTTCTTGCACCGATTGGGGCGGTTCTTTGGTCATGGCCGACACCGCAAAGGCGACCGCAAAGTTAACCACCGCACCCACGGCTCCAAAGGCATTGGGCTCAATCCCCAGGAACCAATTGGGCTGCATATCCCCAAGGAAAGCGGTACTGGCGATAAACATAATGCCTTTGTGTTGGAACACATAGAACAGGGTGACACCAATACCCGCCACCATACCGGCAATGGCACCTTCCTTGTTTACCCGCCGGTTGAAGATGCCCATCATCAGTACCGGGAAGATTGAGGATGCCGCCAGACCAAAGGCCAGCGCCACGGTTCCCGCCGCAAAATCGGGTGGATTAAAGCCCAGGTAACCGGCCACCCCGATCGCCCCGGCCATCGCAATCCGACTGGCGAGCAATTCGGACTTTTCAGAGATATCCGGTTTAAGCACACCTTTGAGCAGATCATGGGAAATGGCTGAGGAAATCGCCAACAGCAACCCGGCAGCAGTTGACAGCGCTGCCGCCAGGCCGCCCGCCGCAATCAGGGCAATCACCCAGTTAGGCAGTTTGGCGATTTCCGGGTTGGCCAGCACGATAATGTCCCGATCAACGGTGACCATTTCATTGGTGGCCGCATCGGCGGTGTACTGGATTTTGCCGTCACCGTTTTTGTCTTCGAAAGCCAGCAAGCCGGTCTGCTCCCAGTTTTTGAACCACTGGGGCCGTTCCTCGTACACCAGACTCTCTGCCGAATCGGGCTGGTTGATAGTGTTGTGCAGGTTAAGGCGCGCCATCGCCGCCACCGCGGGCGCGGTAGTGTAAAGCAGGGCGATAAACACCAGTGCCCAGCCTGCCGACGTACGCGCATCTTTAACCTTGGGCACGGTAAAAAAGCGGATAATCACGTGGGGCAGGCCTGCGGTGCCGATCATCAGCGACAGGGTATACACAAACATATTCAGCGTGTTGCCACGAATATTGTTGGTGTAGTCCGCAAAGCCGATTTCAGTGATCACCTGATCAAGGCGATCCAGCAAGAAGGTGTCGGTGCCGCTCAAGGTACCGCCTAGCCCCAATTGTGGAATCGGGTTGCCGGTCAGGTTCAGCGAGATAAAAATCGCCGGGATGGTGTAGGCCATGATCAGCACACAGTACTGGGCGATCTGCGTGTAAGTGATCCCCTTCATACCGCCGACTACGGCGTAAACAAACACAATTGCCATCCCCACTAGCAAACCCGCTTCATAGCTGACTTGCAGGAAACGCGAGAACGCCACCCCTACCCCTTTCATCTGCCCGATAACGTAGGTTACCGAAATGATGATCAGGCAAAGCACCGCCACAATGCGCGCAGTGCGCGAGTAAAAGCGATCGCCGATAAACTCCGGTACGGTGAACTTGCCGTACTTGCGCAGATACGGCGCCAGGAACATGGCCAACAGCACAAAGCCGCCGGTCCAGCCCATCAGAAACACCGAGCCGCCATAACCCATGTAGGCGATCAGGCCCGCCATGGATATAAACGACGCCGCGCTCATCCAGTCAGCCGCGGTGGCCATACCGTTGGCAACCGGGTGCACACCGCCACCGGCCACGTAGAATTCCTTGGTGGAGCCTGCCCGCGCCCAGATGGCAATGCCGATATATATGGCAAAGGTAATGCCCACCACGATGTAAGTCAGAAATTGCAGATCCATGATGTCAGTCCTCAGCTCTCGTCATCGACGCCGTATTTACGATCGAGTTTGCCCATCTGCTTTGCGTACACAAAAGTGAGCACGACAAAGGTGTAGATAGACCCCTGCTGGGCAAACCAGAATCCAAGTTTGAAGCCGCCAAGACGAATGCTGTTGAGCTGTTCAACCAACAGAATTCCGCAACCGTAGGAAACCACAAACCAGATGACCGACAGTATCAACATCAGGCGGAGGTTCTCCCGCCAATAGGCCTGGGCCATTTCTTTCGATTTAAACGCCATTGTTATTCTCCTGCTGATTCGCGTTACCGACACCTTGCACTATAGGTGGCAAAACGCTGACAAGACCATTGGACTTTAGTCGTCCGCCTTAAAACACATACTTCACACTGAACTGCAGCCGGTCGAGTTCACCGCTGTCATCACCATTCACCTCGCCCTCGATATTGCGACTGGCATGAATAAATTCTGCGCCCAGGGTAAGCGCTGCAACCGGGCTGTAGAGCAGGTTCAGGTGAAGGCTTTGATAAGATTTGGACGTAGTCGCGGCAACTTCATCGGGGTTGTCAGCCGAAGATGCCGACAGCACGATAGAACTGCGCCATTGATCGTTCCAGAAATGGCGATAGGCTATGAAGCCGCCAATCTCATCAATCAGTTCGATGTCGCCGCTGTCCTCAATCATCCCGTCCCGATAGCTCTGTAAGCCCATGTAACGGCCCAGGGCGTTACCGGCATTGAGCTGCACTTTCAGGTCATCCGCACCCAGCTTCCAGATCATTGCCGCGCTTACGCCGTAGCCCATTTCGCTCTCGTCACCGGATACCGCCACCGCAGCACTGTTGTTAAAATCCTGCTTGTAGGCGATTTCCCGAATCACGCTGGCCAGGCTGTAGCTCAGCGAGCCGCTAGTGCCGTTATAGCGCAGCACCACATCGGGCAGGCTGTTATTGTCGTAGGCACCGCCACCCGCATCAGAGCCCGCCGCGCCGTATAAACCGGTGGAGGGATTCTCCAGAGCAAACATCACGCTGCTACCGTCGCCCAGCCCGTGGGTCCAGCGCAATTGGGATTGACGCTCAAACAGCGTCCCTACCGGGCCGACAAAATCCAGAGTCTCGGGCAGGCTTGCCACATTGAAAAAAGTGGACCAGGACTGGCCCGCCAACAGGGAGCTGTCGGCATCGTACTGCCAACTGACATAGGCCTGGCGGATGCGGTTCACCGAAGAATTGCTGATGCGCTCATCACCGATCTGGTTTACGCCAAAGTCCATTTCAATGTAACTGGATACCTGACCTGCCGCGGTGGGTGTCACGGTCTTAAACCACAATCGAGAATGCCGCGCCTGCATATCAAAATTGGCATCGCCGGATTCGCCACCTACCGGAATAGTCGAGGCGACGAGAAAATCATCCCCTACCGCCGATGTGGCCCGCTCACCGCCACTGTACTGACTGGAAATGGCATCAAGCTTGATATAGCCGCCAAAGCTGTATTCGGTCTTGCCGTTACTGGATTTGGCCGCCGTCTTATTCTCCGAAGGCTGCTGGGCGGCAAGCGCCGCTTCCAGACGTGCAACCCGCTCCTCCAGGCTCTCGGCCTGGGAAGAGGCGGCCATCAAACACAAGGGTAATGCGGCCAAGGCCGGCAAAAACCGTTTCGTTTCGGCGCATTTGTTATTGGTACTCATTAGAGATTCTCCCGTTATTATCAATGTCACGCTCAACTCGGCCCAACACCAGCCAGCCGGTGAATGGTGTAAGCAGAGTTATAGGCTTCTAACGGGCGGCTTCGTATTAGCCATTAGTCAAACATCGACCAAAGTCTATGAAGCCATGATCATCATCAGACCGTAAGATCAGATTTATCGAGAGGATGGCTTGAGCCATTGTGATTAGCTCGAGGGGATGGGGGCATTGCGCTAAAGCAAATATCCCGGCAACCGGCGCTTGCCCCTTTCGGTGCCGTTTTTCTATACTCGAACGCCTTACAACAATAATGTAGATGGGCCCCGCCATGACTTCACCGGCCTTTATTATCGCCGACGACCATCCCCTGTTTCGCAGCGCCCTGCGCCAGTCTTTGCAGCAGGCCTTTCCAGCAGCGGGGTTCAGAGAGGTGGGTGACATCACGGCATTGCTTGCCACCATCGAGAGTGATGACAACATCGATCTACTGCTGCTGGATTTGCATATGCCGGGCCCTCAGGGCTTTAGCGCGCTGGTACATCTGCAGGCCCAGCACCCGGCGATTCCCGTGATGGTGATTTCAGCCTCTGAGTCCGACGAGATTATGAGCCGAGCCTTGGATCACGGCGCCAGCGGCTTTTTGCCAAAAAGCAGTGACCCGCAGCAAATCGGCAATGCTATCCGCGCGGTATTGGGCGGCGAGCGTTGGCTACCGGATAACGTGCGCTACCAGCCAGCTCAAAATGGCGAGGAAAAAAGTGTTGCCGACGTGGTCGCCAGCCTGACACCCCAGCAATTCAGAGTCGCCAGTTATCTGGTGCAAGGTTTGCTCAACAAACAGATCGCCTGGGAGCTCAACGTTACCGAGGCCACCATCAAGGCTCATATTACCGAGATATTTCGCAAGCTCAGCGTACATTCCCGCACCCAGGCAGTATTACTGTTGAGCCAGCTGGATGTAAGCGCGCCCGGGCCCTAAGGTAGCGCTATTTTCCTAAC is part of the Spongiibacter taiwanensis genome and encodes:
- a CDS encoding PaaI family thioesterase produces the protein MAVNLDELLRFNQVMTSTNEGDHFLTVGIKIDDLADKYVRGSMDYSPAIIGDPETGIIHGGPITSLLDTTAGFAAGTQLESLGFTPTIDLRIDYMRPATPGEQVIAEAEVYRSTEFVFFTRAVAHHGDPERPIAHATGNFFNLGPGAFNGVREVFELAESGKRPRPAYLDTVAEFDPNTVDLCKDQVLMDFVQRIPYVNTLGMLVLAEPGCYQLPPKQSNIGNPSFPALHGGAIAGFMEMSAIVSVLRRTGTSRVPRVIDISVDYLRAGGFKNTYVRCKVNYLGQRMVNVSVTAWQDREEKPIANARAQFLLKD
- a CDS encoding acyl-CoA thioesterase, translated to MMGFEQIIASVKPREQTSADETLFDCAVDASWLQGRTVFGGLSAALLTKALSEGLPMDRRLRSLSVNFVGPTPASGLDIASRPLRDGGSVSHRYGEIRDGDSVTANATAAFCKDRPSTISEPSPTRPSVAAVQDCPALPWIEGITPNFTQHFEMRLASGGWPFANAATSDYAMWIRFREPGAIDLFSLIAIADVPPIPGLNRLAKPSNGSSLSWYLECPSALPAQQRDDWWLVDYRCQSASHGYFHNHALVWAPDGQLALISRQLATVFEK
- a CDS encoding molybdopterin-containing oxidoreductase family protein translates to MTQRVTYTNCNICISGCGLKVTSEDNQVIKIEPDKESPAWRDFCVKGGQAYKALTHPARITQPMKRVGDRYVPVPYKQAVKEIAAQLNDIIDRHGANAVGSYTGNPGASNFGGFVFLSLLLDAIGTDSRYFVGSLDENALHYVCEEMYNLPWTILQADIENTDCLLLVGANPAISEFAWLFSVTEGWKKAEAMRARGGKIFVVDPRRTESASKADQHIAPLPNTDWALLLAVLHVIAKNRWYDPAAAADCDRFDELIALLAGQDLIELGRRCDVPVSAIEKLAREFSKGSGICLAHTGVGQSSTGSVGVWLSHLLNLITGNLRRRGGLYHIRGALDLVANGSEFFPKAHRVSRVNKAPSVAGFLPVTELQTELTTPGEGQLKAFIIQGGNPVISGPEGDKLDQALAGLECLIAVDSFQRESHRHAHWLMPVPSFLELNEVSALIQELSASTRVQMQRPVVDKPAGVPYEWEFFRDLALAMNKPFLMGKPILNWLVKGLSLKAKITGNPYDGFSPKTVVQTMYKKAGRVAYRDIERSPHGLALNEQPDYDYFLDNLDTESGKVQVMPDALMGHLQSLLASPVERADRAVYPLQMISRRRKQMMNSWMVQGSVQSMKNPEGDVIEVCDEDARELGLNDGEWVTVSSAVNALRARLKVSDRLRPGVAVMVHGWGGNTYNPRQANSEAVGGVNRNLLVSNKDYDPLTRVPKLNGTGIRIERLEAQGAA
- a CDS encoding 3'-5' exonuclease, whose amino-acid sequence is MNLDAMAQRAGIAFARWRYAGRADSALRMLWQASPLSGKRSRDFLAVDLETTGLRPADDEVLSIAWVPVRAGAAYPGEGRHLLVKPRQSVGDSAAFHALRDCDLVGAINLEAALAAFFEVAAGRVLVFHGGQLDLAFLNAGCRRQFGAPLLMPHIDTLVWQRRRLNRRQQPIAPGELRLGACRRAFHLPDYPPHNAAVDALATAELLLALLASQA
- a CDS encoding DUF294 nucleotidyltransferase-like domain-containing protein; this translates as MTTIGNPELDVVRDFLDHCLIFEGLPGQTRDDVARHMAVRYFPAPHRFDIETTPPGIYTLRSGLVDIFVDGQLCQRLDAGDSFTLPLLGKERNQCLAKVAEDCLIYLLPEDASLALRRQFPQLEGLLALEAKVPASNADGLHLLLQPLQRWMSRDLVTVAPEQRVADAARLMTERRVSSALVVSASEKLVGIVTDRDIRSRLVAEGGSSDQSVQSIMTPAPLTLTPEHTLFDATLLMSQRGIHHLPIAHQGKALGMITASDVFLAREEDPVFFVQHLGRQQDVSGLRQMLGGLPRLFVHWVRGGLPAEHIGRLSNMVSEATTRRLIELGIERLGPPPGAFCWLSFGSQARGEQLLGGDQDNGLVIDDAVAETDLPWFASLAQWVCEGLDACGYVFCPGEVMASNPQWCQRLSQWQATVDQWMTTPTPAAVMRVSIFFDLRGIWGDTSLSRAVQHHMLTHAKSNSIFQAALARNVLESSPPLGLLRRFVVERNGEHRDQFNLKKRGVLPFVEVVRLRALSAGLTALGTLDRLAALKAFGHMHPADADGLAEAYRVISRLRIELQADQVSGGENVHNYCDPSRLSRLSRHNLRGAFGVIHDAQASVRLHYLQGLA
- a CDS encoding sodium:solute symporter family protein translates to MDLQFLTYIVVGITFAIYIGIAIWARAGSTKEFYVAGGGVHPVANGMATAADWMSAASFISMAGLIAYMGYGGSVFLMGWTGGFVLLAMFLAPYLRKYGKFTVPEFIGDRFYSRTARIVAVLCLIIISVTYVIGQMKGVGVAFSRFLQVSYEAGLLVGMAIVFVYAVVGGMKGITYTQIAQYCVLIMAYTIPAIFISLNLTGNPIPQLGLGGTLSGTDTFLLDRLDQVITEIGFADYTNNIRGNTLNMFVYTLSLMIGTAGLPHVIIRFFTVPKVKDARTSAGWALVFIALLYTTAPAVAAMARLNLHNTINQPDSAESLVYEERPQWFKNWEQTGLLAFEDKNGDGKIQYTADAATNEMVTVDRDIIVLANPEIAKLPNWVIALIAAGGLAAALSTAAGLLLAISSAISHDLLKGVLKPDISEKSELLASRIAMAGAIGVAGYLGFNPPDFAAGTVALAFGLAASSIFPVLMMGIFNRRVNKEGAIAGMVAGIGVTLFYVFQHKGIMFIASTAFLGDMQPNWFLGIEPNAFGAVGAVVNFAVAFAVSAMTKEPPQSVQELVEHIRVPVGVNAAQDH
- a CDS encoding DUF4212 domain-containing protein yields the protein MAFKSKEMAQAYWRENLRLMLILSVIWFVVSYGCGILLVEQLNSIRLGGFKLGFWFAQQGSIYTFVVLTFVYAKQMGKLDRKYGVDDES
- a CDS encoding DcaP family trimeric outer membrane transporter produces the protein MSTNNKCAETKRFLPALAALPLCLMAASSQAESLEERVARLEAALAAQQPSENKTAAKSSNGKTEYSFGGYIKLDAISSQYSGGERATSAVGDDFLVASTIPVGGESGDANFDMQARHSRLWFKTVTPTAAGQVSSYIEMDFGVNQIGDERISNSSVNRIRQAYVSWQYDADSSLLAGQSWSTFFNVASLPETLDFVGPVGTLFERQSQLRWTHGLGDGSSVMFALENPSTGLYGAAGSDAGGGAYDNNSLPDVVLRYNGTSGSLSYSLASVIREIAYKQDFNNSAAVAVSGDESEMGYGVSAAMIWKLGADDLKVQLNAGNALGRYMGLQSYRDGMIEDSGDIELIDEIGGFIAYRHFWNDQWRSSIVLSASSADNPDEVAATTSKSYQSLHLNLLYSPVAALTLGAEFIHASRNIEGEVNGDDSGELDRLQFSVKYVF
- a CDS encoding response regulator transcription factor gives rise to the protein MTSPAFIIADDHPLFRSALRQSLQQAFPAAGFREVGDITALLATIESDDNIDLLLLDLHMPGPQGFSALVHLQAQHPAIPVMVISASESDEIMSRALDHGASGFLPKSSDPQQIGNAIRAVLGGERWLPDNVRYQPAQNGEEKSVADVVASLTPQQFRVASYLVQGLLNKQIAWELNVTEATIKAHITEIFRKLSVHSRTQAVLLLSQLDVSAPGP